The Methanoplanus sp. FWC-SCC4 genome has a window encoding:
- the upp gene encoding uracil phosphoribosyltransferase codes for MAVIKVSHPLVTHKLGMLRNIDTNSKDFRELVTELTNFLTYEVTKDCELEKTTIPGWEGKPVEVQKLAGIDPSIVPIFRAGIGMQEGFLKVIPTAKISYVGYYRDESTLQPKLYYAKLATEIHQRRVYVLDPMLATGGTTSAVCKLLKKQGCKDIKVLCILAAPEGLSRMEEDHPDVDIMPAVIDDHLNEKGYIVPGLGDAGDRLFGTK; via the coding sequence ATGGCAGTTATAAAAGTCTCACACCCGCTTGTCACACACAAGCTTGGAATGCTAAGGAACATTGATACAAATTCAAAGGACTTCAGGGAGCTTGTAACAGAACTTACAAACTTTCTGACATACGAGGTTACTAAAGACTGTGAGCTTGAAAAGACGACAATACCCGGATGGGAGGGAAAACCGGTTGAGGTTCAGAAACTAGCCGGTATTGACCCTTCAATTGTTCCGATTTTCCGTGCGGGAATCGGAATGCAGGAAGGATTTTTAAAAGTAATCCCGACTGCCAAGATTAGCTATGTCGGATATTACCGTGATGAATCAACACTCCAGCCAAAGCTTTACTATGCAAAGCTTGCAACAGAGATCCATCAGAGAAGGGTTTATGTCCTTGATCCTATGCTTGCAACCGGAGGAACAACCTCTGCCGTCTGCAAGCTCCTGAAAAAGCAGGGATGCAAGGATATTAAGGTTCTCTGCATTCTTGCGGCACCTGAGGGTCTTTCAAGAATGGAAGAGGATCATCCTGATGTCGATATTATGCCGGCTGTAATTGATGATCACTTAAATGAGAAAGGCTACATTGTCCCTGGTCTTGGAGATGCGGGTGACAGGCTTTTTGGAACCAAATAA
- a CDS encoding CPBP family glutamic-type intramembrane protease translates to MNTSDNDNFKPEGIIGVFALFAICAAVIFLIPVSGDAESFVLSILQVAPFVTLGMLAYLSERFPGLKIPTYMCLFSLIGISALLAVGIGAVSILPPEIISATDDAFIEASIEAGAFNAEILQLTLLFCLTVIAGLFSLVGLSTKFREFLARYIPIDPKSFPHKIALVAILAITLTMVVPLLVTGAPPYLSEAFLNAPDQMMSDAITLDIFTLLSMVLASFLLAGLFTTRNLKDVAERLGLVKPSGREILIAAGFGILLVALFTGIDHLISFIWDYMGWATTDSEAVNKLFAAYLTPVGIVVAAVCAGFGEEIAIRGLLQPKFGIIIPSLLFAALHAFQYSWDGVLSVFIAGIIFAIIRSRYNTSVSAITHTVYDFILFFVIMTGISI, encoded by the coding sequence TTGAACACTTCAGACAACGATAATTTTAAACCCGAAGGGATAATCGGGGTATTTGCACTTTTTGCGATATGCGCAGCAGTTATATTTCTCATTCCGGTTTCGGGAGACGCGGAATCATTCGTACTCTCAATTCTTCAGGTTGCACCGTTTGTAACACTTGGAATGCTGGCATATCTCTCGGAGCGTTTCCCCGGACTTAAAATTCCAACATACATGTGCCTGTTCTCATTAATCGGAATTTCAGCACTTCTCGCAGTTGGAATAGGGGCTGTTTCTATCCTTCCGCCTGAAATTATATCAGCTACGGATGACGCATTTATCGAGGCATCGATTGAGGCAGGGGCATTCAATGCGGAAATTCTTCAGCTTACGCTGCTATTTTGCCTGACAGTCATTGCCGGACTTTTTAGCCTGGTTGGTTTATCAACAAAATTCAGGGAATTTCTGGCACGTTATATTCCAATAGACCCGAAGTCATTTCCGCATAAGATAGCACTTGTTGCAATTCTTGCGATAACACTGACCATGGTCGTTCCGCTCCTCGTAACAGGGGCTCCGCCGTATTTATCCGAAGCTTTTCTAAACGCACCCGACCAGATGATGTCTGATGCAATAACTCTGGATATATTCACACTTCTCTCAATGGTGCTTGCATCCTTTTTGCTTGCAGGGCTTTTTACAACAAGAAACCTGAAAGATGTCGCTGAAAGGCTCGGTCTTGTAAAACCTTCAGGCAGGGAAATCCTTATCGCAGCAGGATTTGGTATCCTGCTTGTTGCACTTTTTACAGGGATAGATCACCTGATAAGCTTCATCTGGGATTATATGGGCTGGGCAACAACCGATTCGGAAGCGGTAAACAAACTCTTTGCCGCCTATTTAACACCGGTTGGAATAGTTGTAGCAGCAGTCTGTGCAGGTTTTGGCGAAGAGATTGCAATAAGGGGTCTCCTGCAGCCAAAGTTTGGCATTATCATACCGTCACTTTTATTTGCCGCACTTCATGCATTCCAGTACAGCTGGGACGGTGTCTTGTCAGTCTTTATTGCAGGAATTATCTTTGCAATCATAAGAAGCCGTTACAACACCTCGGTTTCGGCAATCACACACACAGTGTATGACTTCATCCTCTTCTTTGTAATTATGACAGGGATTTCAATCTGA
- a CDS encoding methanogenesis marker 12 protein encodes MFIGIDHGTTAIRFASEDKYFKISRKDAVYFELSDLEEICSVDDIEGFSVCYSMGDGISEITNIRDVKNRGVITREGAGEHIGGGTRVYDEIYKSGIPAIVIPGIHRNSPTDPRFKVYSHQTSPEKLGIAYEVMQKLGDDFIVSDVSSNTVSLLVSEGKITGAFDACVFAPGRKHGAIDVDGIRKIDYGEWTANEAFMHAGVDENLPESDRLSALAMFSAMECASLGLLNKNAKIALAGSAAPLIASEVSGLLGVDVLVYDEWCASVGLFKIARDVFSGKSSILGLDVRL; translated from the coding sequence ATGTTCATAGGCATTGATCACGGAACTACCGCCATAAGATTTGCATCAGAGGATAAATACTTCAAGATCTCACGCAAGGACGCGGTATATTTTGAACTCTCGGATTTGGAAGAGATATGCAGTGTTGACGATATAGAGGGTTTTTCCGTCTGCTATTCGATGGGTGACGGGATCTCTGAAATCACAAATATAAGGGATGTTAAAAACAGGGGAGTAATCACACGTGAGGGTGCCGGTGAACACATAGGCGGCGGAACGCGTGTTTATGATGAAATATACAAAAGCGGGATTCCTGCAATAGTAATCCCCGGAATTCACAGGAATTCCCCTACTGACCCACGCTTTAAGGTATATTCCCACCAGACCAGTCCTGAAAAGCTCGGGATTGCATACGAAGTCATGCAAAAACTGGGCGATGATTTCATTGTTTCTGATGTAAGTTCAAACACGGTGTCGCTTCTCGTGTCGGAGGGGAAAATTACCGGTGCATTTGATGCATGTGTGTTTGCGCCTGGCAGAAAGCACGGGGCAATTGATGTGGACGGTATCAGGAAAATTGATTATGGGGAGTGGACTGCAAATGAGGCGTTTATGCATGCCGGTGTTGATGAAAATCTCCCTGAGTCTGATCGTTTAAGTGCACTTGCCATGTTTTCGGCAATGGAATGTGCCTCTCTTGGGCTTTTGAACAAAAATGCAAAAATTGCACTTGCGGGTTCGGCCGCCCCTCTTATTGCCTCTGAGGTCTCCGGGCTTTTGGGTGTGGATGTTTTGGTTTATGACGAGTGGTGTGCCTCTGTAGGTCTTTTTAAAATAGCAAGGGATGTTTTTTCGGGCAAAAGTTCCATACTTGGCCTTGATGTCCGGCTTTAA
- a CDS encoding HAMP domain-containing sensor histidine kinase translates to MTVKKNKDNYKLSLISYLLIAIIIIIAPLFAIISFIDYNEIKNDFNSNYNLLQNNTENSIMEAIELSNKGLLVYDKTLDEQMRSAFIPFFEEYYNKNQNPEEMDLEFIKEKLGDNYELYIINKNQVIIKTTKEEDMGLDFKAYSDFSNYLDEILQTDGYSGDRVVRGLNDLNTVSKYSYYPTPDHNYILELSYEIKDYDEIRSHLKYSAPVEDLKGMNPYLKDVALYDIFGYTIKNADETSPEILNMLKEQILQNENNFEVTNEDEKTVTRYRYTDLYDPEFGSNPSVVVGFTYSKELIETELNKMVVSKFASFILIFALIIMISYVVSTHVAMPVKTLAEDTDTILKGDLERKIKTGGPEEIISLQNSISEMVNRLKNNISVLEEQKKTILIHNQELESLIDKRTNELRTAGEDADFFLDIMTHDINNANMAALGFAEYLNDSLSDDLKIPSEKIIASIKHSDDIIKNVSTIRKIREKGSQMKFIDLDETINKVIRHFPDINISFEESGQRVIANELLTEVFSNILGNSQKYAGKNCNVKIYTKEQGDRIKIIIEDDGPGIPDEMKNRIFEKFLRNLDNKNRVSGKGIGLYIVHDLVALKYGGEVYAEDKIPGEHENGLRICVILKKG, encoded by the coding sequence ATGACGGTTAAAAAAAATAAAGATAATTACAAACTGTCCCTTATATCATACCTTCTTATAGCCATCATAATAATTATAGCGCCTCTTTTTGCAATAATTTCATTCATTGACTACAATGAAATAAAAAATGACTTTAATTCAAATTATAATCTCCTTCAGAATAATACTGAAAACAGTATAATGGAGGCAATAGAACTCTCAAACAAAGGTCTTCTGGTTTATGACAAAACACTTGATGAACAGATGAGATCAGCTTTCATACCTTTTTTTGAGGAATATTACAATAAAAATCAAAATCCCGAAGAGATGGATCTCGAATTTATAAAAGAAAAATTAGGGGATAATTATGAACTCTATATAATTAATAAAAACCAGGTCATCATAAAGACGACAAAAGAAGAAGATATGGGACTTGATTTTAAGGCATACAGTGATTTTTCAAATTATCTTGATGAAATTCTTCAAACCGACGGTTATTCTGGAGACAGGGTTGTAAGAGGCCTGAATGATTTAAATACCGTAAGCAAGTATTCGTACTACCCTACTCCGGATCACAACTATATTCTTGAATTATCATATGAAATCAAGGACTACGACGAAATAAGATCCCATCTGAAATATTCAGCACCTGTTGAGGATTTGAAAGGGATGAATCCCTATCTTAAGGACGTGGCACTCTATGACATATTCGGATATACAATAAAAAATGCAGATGAGACCAGTCCTGAAATCCTGAATATGCTAAAAGAGCAGATCTTGCAAAATGAAAATAACTTTGAGGTTACAAATGAGGACGAAAAGACGGTTACAAGATACAGGTACACAGACCTCTATGATCCTGAATTTGGATCAAACCCGAGTGTTGTAGTTGGTTTTACATATTCAAAAGAGCTTATCGAAACCGAATTAAATAAAATGGTAGTTTCAAAATTTGCGTCTTTTATTCTGATTTTCGCTTTAATCATCATGATTTCATATGTTGTTTCCACACATGTTGCAATGCCTGTAAAAACACTTGCAGAAGATACAGATACGATATTAAAAGGCGATCTTGAGAGGAAAATCAAAACCGGCGGCCCTGAAGAGATCATATCCCTTCAAAACAGCATTTCTGAAATGGTAAACCGTCTCAAAAATAATATATCCGTACTGGAGGAACAAAAAAAGACTATCCTCATTCACAATCAGGAGCTTGAATCGCTCATAGATAAAAGAACCAATGAACTGAGAACCGCAGGTGAAGATGCCGACTTTTTCCTGGATATAATGACACACGACATAAACAATGCAAATATGGCTGCACTCGGATTTGCAGAATATCTTAACGATTCACTCAGCGATGACCTTAAAATCCCTTCAGAAAAGATAATTGCATCAATAAAACACAGTGATGATATCATAAAAAATGTCTCAACAATCAGAAAGATAAGGGAAAAGGGAAGCCAGATGAAATTCATCGATCTGGATGAAACGATAAATAAGGTAATAAGACATTTCCCGGACATTAATATCAGTTTTGAAGAATCAGGACAGAGAGTCATTGCAAATGAACTTCTGACCGAGGTCTTCTCAAACATACTTGGCAATTCACAGAAATATGCAGGCAAAAACTGCAATGTAAAGATATACACAAAAGAACAGGGTGACCGGATTAAAATAATTATTGAAGACGACGGTCCGGGAATCCCTGATGAGATGAAAAACCGGATTTTTGAGAAATTTTTACGGAATCTGGATAATAAAAACAGGGTAAGCGGAAAGGGGATCGGACTCTACATCGTACATGACCTTGTTGCCCTGAAGTACGGCGGAGAGGTATATGCAGAAGACAAAATCCCCGGGGAACATGAAAACGGGCTTAGGATCTGTGTGATCCTGAAAAAAGGTTAG
- the thsA gene encoding thermosome subunit alpha, with protein sequence MAANLGGQPIFILKEGSQRTRGRDAQSGNIAAAKAVAGAVRTTLGPKGMDKMLVDTIGDVVITNDGVTILKEMDIEHPAAKMMVEVAKTQDDEVGDGTTSAVVIAGELLKRSEELLDQDVHPTVIAHGYRLAADKAQELIKELAIDVKADDVEMLKKIADTAMTGKGAEAAKEKLNELVVKAITMIADEDGTVDTDFVKVEKKVGGSIEDSEIVEGVVIDKERVHPAMPKKVENAKILLLNAPVEFKKTEVDAEISITSPDQLQMFLDEEEKMIKSMVSKIVDSGANVLVCQKGIDDIAQHYLAKAGVLAVRRVKKSDLTKLSRATGASVISSIDAIDANEFGSAGLVEEKKVGGEEMIFVTECNNPKACTLIVRGGTEHVVDELDRALEDALRVVSVAVEDKKFVAGGGSPEVELSLRLREFAATQEGRAQLAIESFAGALEIIPRTLAENAGLDPIDMLVELRSEHENGKKTAGLNVFEAKAVDMLAAGVVEPMRVKTQAIASAAEAAIMILRIDDVIAASKMGGGDMPSPEEMAGMGGMGGMGGMPPMM encoded by the coding sequence ATGGCAGCAAATCTTGGCGGTCAGCCAATTTTCATTCTTAAAGAAGGCAGCCAGCGCACACGCGGTCGCGATGCGCAGAGCGGCAATATTGCAGCAGCAAAGGCAGTTGCAGGCGCAGTTCGTACAACACTCGGTCCAAAAGGTATGGACAAGATGCTTGTTGACACCATCGGTGATGTCGTAATCACAAACGACGGCGTTACAATCCTCAAAGAGATGGATATCGAGCACCCTGCAGCAAAGATGATGGTCGAGGTTGCAAAGACACAGGACGATGAGGTCGGAGACGGAACAACATCAGCTGTAGTCATTGCAGGTGAACTTTTAAAGCGCTCAGAAGAGCTTCTTGACCAGGATGTTCACCCCACAGTAATTGCACACGGTTACAGACTTGCAGCAGACAAGGCACAGGAACTCATCAAAGAGCTTGCAATCGACGTCAAGGCAGACGATGTTGAAATGCTCAAGAAGATTGCAGACACAGCAATGACAGGAAAAGGTGCAGAGGCAGCAAAGGAAAAACTCAACGAACTTGTCGTAAAGGCAATCACAATGATTGCAGATGAGGACGGAACAGTCGACACAGACTTTGTTAAAGTTGAAAAGAAAGTCGGCGGTTCAATCGAGGACTCAGAAATTGTCGAGGGTGTTGTAATCGACAAAGAGCGTGTACACCCCGCAATGCCAAAGAAGGTAGAAAACGCAAAGATTCTCCTCTTAAATGCACCTGTTGAATTCAAGAAGACAGAAGTGGATGCAGAGATCTCAATCACATCACCGGACCAGCTTCAGATGTTCCTTGATGAAGAAGAAAAGATGATCAAATCAATGGTCAGCAAGATTGTTGATTCAGGTGCAAATGTTCTCGTATGCCAGAAAGGTATCGATGACATCGCACAGCACTACCTCGCAAAAGCAGGAGTTCTTGCAGTCCGCCGTGTAAAGAAGTCAGACCTGACAAAACTTTCACGTGCAACAGGCGCATCAGTCATCTCCTCAATCGATGCAATTGACGCAAATGAATTCGGTTCAGCAGGCCTTGTCGAAGAGAAGAAGGTCGGCGGCGAAGAGATGATCTTTGTCACAGAATGCAACAACCCGAAAGCATGCACACTCATCGTACGCGGTGGAACAGAACACGTTGTAGATGAACTTGACCGTGCACTTGAAGACGCACTCCGCGTTGTATCAGTCGCAGTCGAAGACAAGAAGTTTGTTGCAGGCGGAGGATCACCGGAAGTTGAGCTTTCACTCAGACTCCGTGAATTTGCAGCAACCCAGGAAGGACGTGCACAGCTTGCAATTGAATCATTCGCAGGCGCTCTTGAGATCATCCCAAGAACACTCGCAGAAAATGCAGGTCTTGACCCAATCGACATGCTTGTCGAACTCCGCTCAGAACACGAGAACGGCAAGAAGACAGCAGGTCTTAACGTATTTGAGGCAAAGGCAGTTGATATGCTTGCAGCAGGCGTAGTTGAGCCAATGCGTGTCAAGACACAGGCAATTGCATCAGCAGCAGAAGCCGCAATCATGATCCTCAGAATCGATGACGTAATCGCTGCATCCAAGATGGGCGGCGGCGACATGCCTTCACCTGAAGAAATGGCAGGTATGGGCGGCATGGGTGGCATGGGCGGAATGCCACCAATGATGTAA
- a CDS encoding DUF368 domain-containing protein — translation MKIYDLIVENFSILIKGLLMGTCDIIPGVSGGTIALITGIYERLITAIGNIRPAIVVPLLKGDFKSFEKELERIDFVFLLFLVGGIGLAVITFARIILYLLEVYPGLTYSFFFGLIVASSVLIFLEIEYEARTIKAGLFLICGIIAGFVIAGLNPASLGHSLPVLFFTGMIAICAMILPGISGAYITLLMNQYEYLLAALKAVSLPEIISYIAGGLIGLLMFSKVLKYLLKNHQVSMLSFLTGLMLGSVRMLFNKIESAGGFDLSVIFLFISGILVIVAMEWIKRKYDGKFRV, via the coding sequence GTGAAAATTTACGATTTAATTGTTGAAAATTTTTCAATATTAATAAAAGGTCTTTTGATGGGGACTTGTGACATCATCCCCGGGGTATCGGGGGGGACTATTGCACTTATCACAGGGATATATGAAAGGCTTATAACGGCAATTGGAAATATACGCCCTGCTATTGTCGTTCCTTTGTTAAAGGGGGATTTCAAATCCTTTGAAAAAGAGCTTGAAAGAATTGATTTTGTATTTCTTCTGTTCCTTGTTGGAGGAATAGGTCTTGCAGTCATAACTTTTGCAAGGATTATACTATATCTTCTTGAAGTCTATCCGGGCCTTACCTACTCGTTTTTCTTCGGGCTGATTGTTGCCTCGTCCGTTTTGATTTTCCTGGAGATTGAATACGAAGCAAGGACGATAAAAGCCGGATTGTTTCTTATCTGTGGAATTATTGCAGGATTCGTGATAGCAGGATTAAACCCCGCATCTCTTGGACACTCTCTTCCGGTTTTGTTCTTCACAGGCATGATTGCAATATGTGCAATGATCCTTCCTGGAATTTCGGGAGCATACATCACACTTCTTATGAATCAGTACGAGTATCTTCTTGCAGCGTTAAAGGCGGTATCACTCCCGGAGATTATCTCCTATATCGCAGGCGGTCTTATCGGTCTTTTGATGTTTTCAAAGGTTCTTAAATACCTCTTAAAAAATCATCAGGTTTCAATGCTCTCATTCCTGACAGGGCTGATGCTCGGTTCGGTAAGGATGCTTTTCAATAAAATTGAAAGTGCAGGGGGTTTTGACTTAAGTGTCATATTTTTGTTTATCTCCGGCATACTGGTGATTGTGGCGATGGAGTGGATAAAGCGAAAGTATGACGGAAAGTTCAGAGTCTGA
- a CDS encoding alpha/beta hydrolase, whose amino-acid sequence MMGYGATMNEWPYHLLKPLSRKYRIIIFDNRGIGLSAGKDENFSIELFADDTAALMDYLGIEKAHVLGYSMGSAIAQELALNYPEKVSGLILYSTFASSDEMKNPAMRSFVSRIAVGGVSSKEVLSSLTTEKWVRENPDHRIYMPKSVGSKDPGVIMKQCRAALRWRGSLNRISCIEKKVLFIAGSDDKIIPPENSTHMAGMIKGSWVVQFKGGGHGLMYQMPEKMAETILCFLEIS is encoded by the coding sequence ATAATGGGCTACGGGGCCACAATGAACGAATGGCCTTATCATTTATTGAAGCCTCTTTCCAGGAAATACAGAATAATCATCTTTGATAACAGAGGTATCGGGCTTTCAGCCGGAAAAGATGAGAATTTCTCAATTGAACTTTTTGCTGACGACACTGCCGCCTTAATGGATTATCTGGGGATAGAAAAAGCCCACGTTCTTGGTTACTCCATGGGTTCTGCCATTGCACAGGAGCTTGCACTGAATTATCCGGAAAAGGTCTCGGGCCTTATCCTCTACAGCACATTCGCATCATCCGATGAGATGAAAAACCCTGCAATGAGATCTTTTGTATCAAGAATTGCAGTCGGCGGAGTTTCTTCAAAGGAGGTATTGTCATCCCTTACGACAGAAAAATGGGTCAGAGAAAATCCTGACCACAGGATTTACATGCCAAAATCCGTCGGTTCAAAAGATCCGGGGGTAATTATGAAACAATGCAGGGCGGCACTCCGGTGGAGAGGCAGTCTTAACCGGATATCATGCATTGAGAAAAAAGTTCTTTTTATCGCAGGTTCTGATGATAAAATAATCCCTCCTGAAAACTCAACCCACATGGCCGGGATGATAAAAGGTTCATGGGTTGTTCAGTTTAAAGGCGGCGGGCACGGCCTTATGTATCAGATGCCTGAGAAGATGGCAGAAACAATTCTCTGTTTCCTTGAAATATCATGA
- a CDS encoding uracil-xanthine permease family protein gives MESVSYSDTLKKVIGGVQVIFVAFGALVLVPLLTGLDPSVALFTAGVGTLIFQVITRWKVPIFLASSFAFIPAISYGVATWGIPSTLCGLAAAGLFYVLLSFIIRFFGIEIVQKFFPPVVVGPVICVIGLSLAPVAVNMALGLAGDVQVIPVETALIIAGISLLTTLAMFIFAKGWFKLIPILCGIAVGYLVSLFFGVVNLTEFYAADIIAVPHFVLPEWNLAAILFIVPVAIAPAIEHFGDILAIGSVTGKDYLKDPGVQNTMLGDGVATFVASFIGGPPNTTYSEVTGAVALTKMYDPKIMTFGAIFAILFAFVAKIGAFLHSIPIPVMGGVMILLFGLIASLGIDQLIKNKVDLSCQKNIVILSLVLVTGIGGLFIPLGEFKLAGIGLAAIIGVILNFVIPAPKECSEPEDHGVDF, from the coding sequence ATGGAGTCCGTTAGTTATTCAGATACTCTTAAAAAAGTAATAGGTGGTGTCCAGGTCATTTTTGTGGCTTTTGGTGCTCTTGTTCTTGTGCCATTGCTCACAGGTCTTGATCCAAGTGTTGCACTGTTCACCGCCGGTGTAGGAACATTAATATTTCAGGTAATAACAAGGTGGAAAGTGCCTATCTTTCTGGCATCATCGTTCGCCTTCATTCCGGCGATATCATACGGTGTTGCCACATGGGGAATTCCGAGCACCCTTTGTGGTCTTGCCGCCGCCGGTCTTTTTTATGTTCTGTTAAGTTTTATAATCCGTTTCTTTGGTATTGAGATTGTACAAAAATTCTTCCCGCCTGTCGTTGTCGGGCCTGTTATCTGTGTCATTGGTCTTTCACTTGCACCTGTCGCTGTCAATATGGCTCTCGGCCTTGCAGGAGACGTGCAGGTAATACCTGTTGAAACAGCACTCATTATCGCAGGAATATCACTGTTAACAACGCTTGCAATGTTCATCTTTGCAAAGGGATGGTTCAAGCTGATCCCGATCCTCTGCGGAATTGCTGTGGGATACCTTGTATCTTTGTTCTTTGGCGTTGTCAACCTTACAGAATTTTATGCAGCAGATATAATTGCAGTGCCTCACTTTGTTCTTCCCGAGTGGAACCTTGCAGCAATTCTTTTCATTGTCCCTGTTGCCATTGCACCTGCAATCGAGCATTTTGGTGACATTCTTGCAATAGGTTCTGTTACAGGCAAAGACTACCTCAAAGACCCCGGTGTTCAAAACACAATGCTGGGTGACGGTGTTGCAACATTTGTCGCATCTTTCATCGGCGGTCCGCCAAACACAACATACTCCGAAGTTACCGGAGCCGTTGCACTGACAAAGATGTATGACCCGAAAATCATGACATTCGGTGCAATATTTGCAATTCTCTTTGCATTCGTTGCAAAAATCGGTGCATTCCTGCACTCAATACCGATACCTGTAATGGGCGGAGTAATGATCCTGCTCTTTGGCCTTATCGCAAGTCTTGGTATTGACCAGCTGATAAAAAACAAAGTCGATCTCTCCTGCCAGAAAAACATAGTAATCCTCTCGCTTGTTCTCGTAACAGGTATCGGAGGTCTGTTTATTCCTCTCGGTGAGTTCAAGCTTGCCGGAATAGGACTTGCAGCAATAATCGGAGTAATACTGAACTTTGTAATTCCTGCACCAAAAGAATGCAGCGAACCCGAAGATCACGGAGTTGATTTCTGA
- the thiM gene encoding hydroxyethylthiazole kinase, which yields MYGKTASELLTKVRTEKPLVHHITNYVTVNDCANITLCTGASPVMAHAVEEVSEMVSYAGALVLNIGTLSPGQIKSMLVAGRRANELEIPVILDPVGAGATKLRTESTLYLLSELDISVLKGNAGEIGVLAGSKGKVRGVDSESIDGDAADIAVECAENFETIVVMSGATDIVTDGNRTLTVENGHEMMGKLSGTGCMAASVLGSFAGVSEDYMLSSASALAAFGLAGEKAGMCANGPYSFRTALFDQLYSLKPVELKVDAKVKEYNGV from the coding sequence ATGTACGGAAAGACAGCTTCTGAGCTTTTGACAAAGGTGAGGACAGAAAAACCACTCGTTCACCATATAACAAACTATGTGACAGTAAATGACTGTGCCAACATAACTCTCTGCACAGGTGCATCCCCGGTGATGGCACATGCAGTGGAGGAGGTATCGGAGATGGTATCCTATGCCGGTGCTCTTGTGTTAAATATTGGTACACTCTCCCCTGGTCAGATAAAGTCAATGCTTGTTGCCGGAAGACGTGCAAACGAACTTGAAATACCGGTTATCCTTGATCCTGTGGGTGCCGGTGCCACAAAACTGAGAACAGAGAGCACTCTTTATCTTCTTTCAGAGCTCGATATTTCGGTTTTAAAGGGCAATGCCGGAGAGATCGGTGTTCTGGCAGGCTCAAAAGGAAAAGTAAGGGGCGTGGATTCTGAAAGTATTGACGGCGATGCGGCAGATATTGCAGTTGAATGCGCAGAAAATTTTGAGACCATTGTGGTGATGAGCGGTGCAACCGACATTGTAACTGACGGAAACAGGACTCTTACCGTAGAGAACGGTCATGAAATGATGGGAAAACTCTCAGGAACCGGCTGCATGGCGGCATCTGTGTTGGGCTCCTTTGCAGGCGTATCTGAGGATTATATGCTGTCATCGGCATCAGCCCTTGCAGCATTCGGTCTTGCCGGTGAAAAGGCTGGAATGTGCGCCAACGGGCCTTATTCTTTCAGGACTGCACTCTTTGATCAGCTTTATTCACTAAAGCCCGTTGAGCTTAAAGTGGATGCAAAGGTGAAAGAATACAATGGCGTATGA
- the thiE gene encoding thiamine phosphate synthase produces the protein MAYDLYVVTDEGLGNGLSHTEIARLSILGGADAVQLRDKNMPCREMVRVASEIADIAKENGALFFVNDRLDVALASGANGVHLGQDDLPLEYARAIVPGDFLIGVSVGNVKEAVLAEDGGADYIALSPTFNTGSKDDAGPGHGLLELSKISSRVSIPILGIGGIGVHNAADVISAGANGVAVISAVVSQQDIPSAAYEMKEAIRSAKDSRAGF, from the coding sequence ATGGCGTATGACCTTTACGTAGTAACTGATGAGGGATTAGGTAACGGCCTTTCACACACAGAGATTGCCCGGCTTTCAATCCTTGGAGGTGCCGATGCAGTCCAGCTCAGGGACAAGAACATGCCATGCAGGGAGATGGTAAGAGTCGCCTCTGAAATAGCTGATATTGCAAAAGAGAATGGTGCCCTTTTTTTTGTAAACGACAGGCTCGATGTTGCACTGGCTTCTGGTGCAAACGGAGTCCACTTAGGTCAGGACGATCTGCCGCTTGAATATGCAAGGGCGATTGTCCCCGGGGATTTTCTGATAGGCGTCTCTGTCGGGAACGTAAAAGAGGCGGTACTGGCAGAGGACGGCGGTGCAGACTATATTGCACTCAGTCCCACATTTAACACAGGTTCCAAGGATGATGCAGGGCCGGGACACGGACTCCTTGAACTTTCAAAAATATCTTCAAGGGTGTCGATACCCATCCTTGGAATTGGCGGGATAGGGGTCCATAATGCCGCTGATGTCATCTCGGCAGGAGCAAATGGCGTTGCGGTGATTTCCGCTGTTGTGAGTCAGCAAGACATCCCGTCCGCTGCATATGAGATGAAAGAAGCCATCAGGTCTGCAAAGGATTCCCGGGCAGGATTTTGA